In Deinococcus roseus, a genomic segment contains:
- the pgeF gene encoding peptidoglycan editing factor PgeF: MWLTSEQLSAKHGFSKRQGGVSLAPFDSLNFDDRQDDPARVAENRRLALSALGFDLQQVARLNQIHSCDVVQARPGVQTGDALVSREIGQVLAIGTADCYPILFHDPEHGVIGAAHAGWRGTVGRIAALTLQAMQDLGARLETIQVAIGPGISAGQYPVGPEVAAQFLQAGFPERCIPGGTHLDLLEANLFVLQEAGIPTDHIWSAKRCSTEPDFFSYRRDAGTTGRMWAVIGL, encoded by the coding sequence ATGTGGTTGACCTCAGAGCAACTTTCCGCAAAGCACGGTTTCAGCAAGAGGCAGGGTGGGGTGTCCCTCGCGCCTTTTGACAGCCTCAACTTCGATGACAGGCAGGACGATCCTGCACGGGTTGCAGAGAACCGCCGTCTGGCCCTCTCTGCCCTGGGCTTTGACCTGCAGCAGGTGGCCCGCCTGAACCAGATCCATTCCTGTGACGTGGTGCAGGCCCGTCCTGGGGTGCAGACCGGAGATGCCCTGGTCAGCCGTGAAATTGGACAGGTGCTGGCCATTGGCACAGCAGATTGCTACCCCATCCTGTTTCATGACCCCGAGCATGGCGTGATTGGTGCTGCACATGCAGGCTGGAGGGGCACGGTGGGTCGCATTGCAGCCCTCACCTTGCAGGCCATGCAAGATCTGGGTGCAAGGCTGGAAACCATCCAGGTGGCCATCGGACCCGGAATTTCTGCCGGGCAGTATCCGGTAGGACCAGAGGTGGCCGCACAGTTCCTGCAGGCGGGTTTCCCAGAACGCTGCATTCCCGGAGGAACCCATCTGGATTTGCTGGAAGCCAACCTGTTTGTGCTCCAGGAGGCAGGCATCCCCACAGATCACATCTGGAGCGCAAAACGCTGCTCCACAGAACCAGACTTTTTCTCGTACCGTCGGGATGCAGGAACCACAGGGAGGATGTGGGCGGTGATTGGACTGTGA
- a CDS encoding ArsR/SmtB family transcription factor, whose protein sequence is MEQVTAVFKALSDPYRLRIVQFLAEPDLQKLHSSAGVCSADLQVLLGLSQPTISHHMKLLVQAGLVQPNRQGKLTHYHLRPQGFKEVQRFGKLYRKLARNQVKSK, encoded by the coding sequence ATGGAGCAAGTGACTGCAGTTTTCAAGGCCCTGTCCGACCCCTACCGCCTGCGCATCGTGCAATTTCTGGCCGAGCCTGACCTGCAGAAATTGCACAGTTCGGCGGGGGTGTGCAGTGCAGATTTGCAGGTGTTGCTGGGGCTCTCCCAACCCACCATCAGCCACCACATGAAACTGCTGGTGCAGGCTGGATTGGTGCAACCCAACCGTCAGGGCAAACTCACCCACTACCACCTGAGGCCACAGGGTTTCAAGGAAGTGCAGCGTTTTGGCAAACTGTACCGCAAGCTCGCCAGAAACCAGGTCAAAAGCAAATGA
- a CDS encoding SDR family oxidoreductase produces the protein MQGKTVVITGATGGIGKVTAQALSQMGAKVLVLARDAARGKDAMKGLSSDCELYIGDLSSQEDLQRVCWDIHSKHEKIDVLINNAGAMFSDRLENPEGIEMTIALNHLSYYILSNLLLDLLIKAEHGRIINVSSQAHQMGYVDFTDFQYQDRRYNALRAYNDTKLMNVLFTYELARRLKGTQVTSNCLHPGMVKTDFGKNAGGVLGKLFKVFRPIMVTPEQGAKTGIYLASSPEVSEVSGKYFVNCMQSKSSVRSHDEGLAARLWYTSKELTGLG, from the coding sequence ATGCAAGGCAAAACCGTGGTGATCACCGGAGCGACGGGCGGCATTGGCAAGGTCACAGCCCAGGCGCTTTCCCAGATGGGGGCAAAAGTGCTGGTGCTGGCCCGCGATGCTGCACGGGGCAAAGATGCCATGAAAGGCCTCTCCAGCGATTGTGAGCTGTACATCGGGGACCTCTCCAGTCAGGAAGACCTGCAGCGGGTCTGCTGGGACATCCACAGCAAGCACGAAAAAATTGATGTGCTGATCAACAATGCAGGGGCAATGTTTTCAGACCGCCTGGAAAACCCCGAGGGCATCGAGATGACCATTGCCCTGAACCACCTGAGCTATTACATCCTCAGCAACCTGCTGCTGGATTTGCTCATCAAGGCTGAACACGGACGCATCATCAATGTGAGCAGCCAGGCCCACCAGATGGGGTATGTGGATTTCACGGATTTTCAGTACCAGGACCGCCGTTACAACGCCCTGCGGGCCTACAACGACACCAAACTGATGAACGTGCTGTTCACCTACGAACTGGCCCGCCGCCTGAAAGGCACCCAGGTCACCTCCAACTGCCTGCATCCAGGAATGGTCAAAACCGATTTTGGCAAGAATGCAGGAGGGGTGCTGGGCAAGCTCTTCAAGGTGTTCCGCCCCATCATGGTCACACCAGAACAGGGGGCAAAAACAGGCATTTATCTGGCCAGCAGCCCGGAAGTCAGCGAGGTGTCTGGAAAGTATTTCGTCAATTGCATGCAGAGCAAATCCAGTGTGCGCAGCCATGACGAAGGGCTGGCAGCACGTTTGTGGTACACCTCCAAAGAATTGACCGGACTGGGCTGA
- a CDS encoding type IV pilus twitching motility protein PilT, which translates to MALDLAEILRYSVERKASDIIITVGIPPQFKIHGVYTGADFEDVTPVDARRIMYSMMNERQQKIFEEKREMDFSFAMRNLGRFRVNVFMQQGVVGGVLRLIPTEVKSLAELGMPETLLDLASAPRGLVLVTGPTGSGKSTTLASMIDWINMNKKKHIVTIEDPIEFTHPHKNSIVNQREIGADTWDFNNALRAVLRQAPDVILVGEMRDYETIKAAVTAAETGHLVMGTLHTNSAPESIDRIVDVFPEEQQEQIRVQLANNLVGIVTQQLMPKKGGDGRVIAYEVMTATPAVRALIREGKSFQITSIMQTSMQLGMVTMDACLASLAKKGIITEEMGMERAVDSKEYTRLMKSDSVTLPQLPSMAAQQAQQNAATTGRGGAAGQPPSNLGRSGTPAATPNPNPNNPNSSGGFGRK; encoded by the coding sequence ATGGCTTTAGATTTGGCAGAAATCCTGCGTTACTCTGTGGAACGCAAAGCTTCCGACATCATCATCACTGTGGGGATTCCCCCCCAGTTCAAAATTCACGGTGTGTACACCGGAGCAGATTTTGAAGATGTGACCCCGGTGGATGCCCGCCGCATCATGTACAGCATGATGAACGAGCGCCAGCAGAAGATCTTTGAAGAGAAACGCGAGATGGACTTCTCTTTTGCGATGCGCAACCTGGGCCGTTTCCGTGTGAACGTGTTCATGCAGCAAGGCGTGGTGGGGGGCGTTCTGCGTTTGATTCCCACCGAGGTGAAAAGCCTGGCAGAACTGGGCATGCCCGAAACCCTGCTGGATCTGGCCTCTGCACCCCGTGGTCTGGTGCTGGTGACCGGACCCACCGGTTCTGGCAAATCCACCACCCTGGCCTCGATGATCGACTGGATCAACATGAACAAGAAGAAACACATTGTGACCATTGAAGATCCCATCGAGTTCACCCACCCGCACAAGAACAGCATCGTGAACCAGCGCGAGATCGGTGCAGACACCTGGGATTTCAACAATGCCCTGCGTGCGGTGTTGCGTCAGGCCCCAGATGTGATTCTGGTGGGCGAAATGCGTGACTACGAAACCATCAAAGCCGCTGTGACCGCAGCAGAAACCGGACACCTGGTGATGGGAACCCTGCACACCAACAGTGCCCCAGAATCCATTGACCGTATTGTGGACGTGTTCCCCGAGGAGCAGCAGGAGCAAATCCGTGTGCAGCTTGCCAACAACCTGGTGGGCATTGTCACCCAGCAACTCATGCCCAAGAAAGGCGGAGATGGCCGTGTGATTGCCTACGAGGTCATGACCGCCACCCCAGCTGTGCGTGCCCTGATCCGTGAAGGCAAAAGCTTCCAGATCACCAGCATCATGCAGACCAGCATGCAACTCGGGATGGTCACCATGGATGCCTGTCTGGCCAGCCTGGCCAAGAAAGGCATCATCACCGAGGAGATGGGCATGGAGCGTGCTGTGGACTCCAAGGAATACACCCGTCTGATGAAGAGCGACAGTGTCACCTTGCCCCAGTTGCCTTCGATGGCCGCGCAGCAGGCCCAGCAGAATGCAGCAACCACAGGTCGTGGAGGTGCCGCAGGCCAGCCCCCCAGCAACCTCGGTCGCAGTGGCACCCCCGCCGCAACCCCCAACCCCAATCCCAACAACCCCAACTCCTCTGGAGGGTTTGGTCGCAAGTGA
- a CDS encoding diguanylate cyclase — protein sequence MEQYPSEFDSRLRQLLNNQTNAAEALKSRYPEAASNVAGYASHVQEVLDQSGLAAQAGSVFQRLGEVMLENSQLDAAIRYFTESLKRNFLGPEPVLYEVAFQSLHDLGVSYLRKERTDVALDFTQRALQLAQNRNDQKRLSDSNYLLHQLFVKMGNPDRARKYLEASGRSADGQVPAPAAVATANLEYHPMLEDVISETDHPQLVTALKDNFGQALADPPAYIQRSLQAIQEAGQGAQTIPWLNTLGFVMVDSGNPQVAQRYFRESLGRNYQKGEPQNWQQAFEAFRELGRVCLELKQTEAALEFTQKALILADQNGVMQYKSLAHYQLSDIFESLGNEERATFHLAESMMYTQQASLPTQREEEPSAPSVPYDDRLADVLRHESANRSLAAQFGEAFQSPLVFIEHALKVMQDSGLQDQGARYFLTLGMVVGESRDDLAPRYYSESLRLNYTSGANPRDWPVAHQTFMSLGYLNLKQNRTDVALEYAQRGLFLARDNKDTPRTSQTHQLLHEIFKGMGDEKRAAYHLSEIDRVQQDAGVGAKTKAMPRFDRRLENLLQGQTKALDALQSAYADAVPNPMRYSEHLIRTLHDNGLDAYTSEALSILGSALADLQHYDASTRYYSESLRLNYNGQANPQVWEAAYSAFMGLGRVHINKKRADVALEYTQRALYLARDQKHEEFTSQAHLQLSMVFELMGDSNRAKQQMELSQTISFDENAASKQAEPQEPEAPALTEVEALQEQLEKAQRQVSDAEYRIKLLLQSLPLAVVATDVDGNIAYWNREAERVTGTPASMAMGHPPRSDLPGPRNADRSEVTIKNLSNETISLEWSDASSKLPISGWSQWGYARMQDSSLSQIDTLQEKVKQLEARNKELEARSRQEITDVRGQIDANTRDAMTGLYNRRYIDQQLPFLIEKSQRTNTYLSLAAFDIDNLRTINESFSYEIGDEVIKAFTAILKEEIGPAAILARYGSEELVAVMLNTVDLAAYQTCEKVRNAVEAFDWNSIAANLIVTVSAGISCTAQTDEPENLLRLSMEAMRDAKSTGKNKVVIS from the coding sequence ATGGAACAGTATCCCTCGGAGTTTGACAGCCGACTCAGGCAGCTCCTCAACAACCAAACCAATGCGGCCGAAGCCCTCAAGTCCCGCTATCCCGAGGCGGCCAGCAATGTGGCGGGTTATGCCAGCCATGTGCAGGAGGTGCTGGACCAGAGCGGACTGGCGGCGCAGGCAGGCAGTGTTTTTCAGCGCCTCGGCGAAGTGATGCTGGAAAACAGCCAGCTGGATGCGGCCATCCGTTATTTCACCGAAAGCCTGAAGCGCAACTTCCTGGGTCCCGAACCGGTCCTGTATGAAGTGGCTTTCCAGAGCCTGCACGATCTGGGGGTCAGTTACCTGCGCAAGGAACGCACCGATGTGGCCCTGGATTTCACCCAGCGGGCCCTGCAACTGGCCCAGAACCGCAACGACCAGAAGCGTCTCTCTGACAGCAATTACCTGCTGCATCAGCTCTTTGTGAAGATGGGCAACCCGGACCGGGCCCGCAAGTACCTTGAGGCTTCTGGGCGCAGCGCAGACGGTCAGGTCCCTGCTCCTGCAGCTGTGGCCACTGCGAACCTGGAATACCATCCCATGCTGGAAGACGTGATCAGCGAAACAGACCACCCCCAGCTGGTGACTGCGCTGAAAGACAACTTCGGGCAGGCGCTCGCTGATCCTCCAGCCTACATCCAGCGCAGCCTGCAGGCCATCCAGGAAGCGGGTCAGGGCGCACAAACCATTCCCTGGCTGAACACCCTGGGTTTTGTGATGGTGGATTCGGGCAACCCGCAGGTGGCCCAGCGTTACTTCCGGGAAAGCCTGGGGCGCAATTACCAGAAAGGCGAACCCCAGAACTGGCAGCAGGCCTTCGAGGCCTTCCGGGAACTGGGCCGGGTGTGCCTGGAACTCAAGCAAACCGAGGCCGCCCTGGAATTCACCCAGAAAGCCCTGATCCTGGCAGACCAGAACGGGGTGATGCAGTACAAGTCGCTGGCCCACTACCAGCTTTCGGACATCTTTGAAAGCCTGGGCAACGAGGAGCGCGCCACCTTCCACCTGGCCGAGTCGATGATGTACACCCAGCAGGCTTCCCTGCCCACCCAGCGCGAAGAAGAACCTTCTGCACCCAGTGTGCCCTACGATGACCGTCTGGCCGATGTGCTCAGGCACGAAAGTGCCAACCGTTCGCTGGCCGCCCAGTTCGGAGAGGCCTTCCAGTCTCCCCTGGTGTTCATTGAACATGCCCTGAAAGTCATGCAGGACAGCGGTCTGCAGGATCAGGGTGCCCGTTACTTCCTGACCCTGGGCATGGTGGTGGGAGAGTCCCGCGATGATCTGGCTCCCCGCTACTACAGCGAAAGTTTGCGCCTGAACTACACCTCTGGGGCCAACCCCAGAGACTGGCCGGTGGCCCACCAGACCTTCATGTCGCTGGGGTACCTGAACCTCAAGCAGAACCGCACCGATGTGGCCCTGGAGTACGCCCAGCGTGGACTGTTCCTGGCCCGCGACAACAAAGACACCCCCCGCACCTCCCAGACCCACCAGCTCCTGCATGAAATCTTCAAGGGCATGGGCGATGAGAAACGGGCCGCTTACCACCTCTCGGAAATTGACCGGGTGCAGCAGGACGCTGGCGTGGGGGCCAAAACCAAGGCCATGCCCCGCTTTGACCGCCGCCTGGAGAACCTGCTGCAAGGCCAGACCAAAGCCCTGGACGCCCTGCAATCTGCCTATGCAGACGCTGTGCCCAACCCCATGCGCTACAGCGAGCACCTGATCCGCACCCTGCACGACAACGGTCTGGACGCTTACACCTCGGAAGCCCTCAGCATCCTGGGTTCTGCACTGGCAGATCTGCAGCATTACGATGCCTCCACCCGCTATTACAGCGAGAGTTTGCGCCTGAACTACAACGGTCAGGCCAACCCCCAGGTCTGGGAAGCCGCCTACAGCGCCTTCATGGGTCTGGGTCGGGTGCACATCAACAAGAAACGTGCGGATGTGGCGCTGGAATACACCCAGCGTGCCCTCTACCTCGCACGGGACCAGAAGCACGAGGAGTTCACCTCCCAGGCCCACCTGCAGCTCAGCATGGTTTTTGAGTTGATGGGAGACAGCAACCGGGCCAAGCAGCAAATGGAACTGTCACAGACCATCAGCTTTGATGAGAATGCAGCCAGCAAACAGGCAGAGCCCCAGGAACCTGAAGCCCCTGCCCTCACCGAAGTGGAAGCCCTGCAAGAGCAACTTGAGAAAGCGCAGCGTCAGGTCAGCGACGCCGAGTACCGCATCAAACTGCTGCTGCAATCCCTGCCTCTGGCGGTGGTGGCCACCGACGTTGATGGAAACATCGCCTACTGGAACCGGGAAGCCGAGCGGGTCACCGGAACCCCTGCCTCCATGGCCATGGGCCACCCTCCCCGCAGCGACCTGCCTGGACCCAGAAATGCAGACCGCTCTGAAGTCACCATCAAGAACCTCTCCAACGAGACCATCTCGCTGGAATGGTCGGATGCCAGCAGCAAACTGCCCATCTCCGGCTGGTCCCAGTGGGGGTATGCCCGCATGCAGGATTCCAGCCTGTCCCAGATTGACACCCTGCAGGAGAAGGTCAAACAGCTGGAAGCCCGCAACAAGGAACTGGAAGCCCGTTCCCGTCAGGAAATCACCGATGTGCGCGGCCAGATCGATGCCAACACCAGAGACGCCATGACCGGACTTTACAACCGCCGCTACATCGACCAGCAGCTTCCCTTCCTGATTGAGAAATCCCAGCGCACCAACACCTACCTGAGCCTGGCGGCGTTTGACATCGACAACCTGCGCACCATCAACGAGAGTTTCTCCTACGAGATCGGGGATGAAGTGATCAAGGCCTTCACCGCCATTCTGAAAGAAGAAATTGGTCCAGCCGCCATCCTGGCCCGTTACGGCAGCGAAGAACTGGTGGCCGTGATGCTCAACACCGTGGACCTGGCGGCTTACCAGACCTGCGAAAAAGTGCGCAATGCCGTGGAAGCCTTCGACTGGAACAGCATCGCTGCCAACCTGATCGTGACGGTCAGTGCAGGCATCTCCTGCACCGCCCAGACCGACGAACCCGAGAACCTGCTGCGCCTTTCCATGGAAGCCATGCGGGACGCCAAGAGCACCGGGAAAAACAAGGTGGTCATTTCCTGA
- a CDS encoding ATPase, T2SS/T4P/T4SS family, whose product MSLTISDRRLGAMLLEQGLISDEDLHRAIEAHTAMGGGRLSDILIQHNIVSERRIAKVIEENLGIPLVDLLKETLDPSAYQLLPGQTAQQHNAFPFAADHARRILKVAFLDPLHNISLETVEDDTNYSVEPYQGLRSQLQWAIAKHYPELNLPIPEVTDIGHSEVAKVGQIMLRRGFIKETQLTEALAEQQKSGEPLGRVLVRMKYISEDQLYEALSEHAGVPFIRNPKDYEPSDEVLGHMLRSDAIRLQAVPLEEHSGALLVGSSDFRNRADIEAAVGRPVKLALILPQALQQLIERFYPEKSALGETLMQQGKITREQLLEGLSIQRRTRSNKPLGEILVDLGYLKVEDLEAALSNQKSSGTRLEDTLVQSGKISEETIARSLALQLGYEYVNLNETQVQLAVAQMVSESTSRRYTVVPVRMQGNALVVAMKDPRHIFAIDDLRVMTGREIIPVVAQEKDILKIIERIHGNTDISALNKELAGMRKDAAKEENNVLDALDDNAIVKVVDTIIREAALQEASDIHIEPNPTGLKVRFRVDGALREYQELPKTAANSIAARIKIMGNLDIAERRIPQDGRVRFKKGAIDLDLRLSTLPTVYGEKIVMRLLQKASNIPEVEQLGFSEHNYQRFIDTIEKPYGIFLITGPTGSGKSFTTFSILKRISTPDSNTTTVEDPVEYEIPGINQTQVNVQAGMTFAKALRSFLRQDPDIIMVGEIRDGETAQIATEAALTGHLVIATLHTNDAPGAITRLEEMGVESFNISAALIGVLAQRLVRRVCQNCKVAISADPEVLRKLGLQERDIRNATLFRGTGCAKCNQTGYKGRMAIHELLVVDEHVKRGINTGKAATEIKEIASQHSGLKTLRTDGLEKALQGMTTLEEILGNTNE is encoded by the coding sequence ATGAGTTTGACCATCAGTGACCGAAGGTTGGGAGCCATGCTGCTGGAGCAGGGTCTGATCAGCGATGAAGACCTGCACCGGGCAATTGAGGCGCACACCGCCATGGGTGGCGGGCGTCTGAGTGACATTCTGATCCAACACAACATCGTCAGTGAGCGCCGCATCGCCAAGGTGATCGAGGAAAACCTGGGCATCCCTCTGGTGGATTTGCTGAAAGAAACCCTGGATCCCTCTGCCTACCAGCTGTTGCCCGGGCAGACGGCCCAGCAACACAATGCTTTTCCTTTTGCTGCAGACCATGCCAGACGCATCCTCAAAGTGGCGTTCCTGGATCCTCTGCACAACATCTCGCTGGAAACCGTGGAAGACGACACCAACTATTCGGTGGAGCCTTACCAGGGCCTGCGCTCCCAGTTGCAGTGGGCCATTGCCAAGCATTACCCCGAACTGAACCTGCCCATTCCCGAGGTCACCGACATCGGGCATTCGGAGGTGGCCAAAGTCGGGCAGATCATGCTGCGGCGCGGGTTCATCAAGGAAACCCAGCTGACCGAGGCCCTGGCAGAACAGCAAAAATCCGGGGAGCCCCTGGGCCGGGTGCTGGTCCGCATGAAGTACATCTCGGAAGACCAGCTTTACGAGGCGCTTTCCGAGCATGCTGGGGTGCCGTTCATCCGCAACCCCAAAGACTACGAACCCAGCGACGAGGTGCTGGGCCACATGCTGCGCTCGGACGCCATCCGTTTGCAGGCGGTGCCCCTGGAAGAGCACTCTGGCGCACTGCTGGTGGGCAGTTCGGACTTCAGGAACCGTGCCGACATTGAAGCTGCCGTGGGTCGCCCGGTCAAACTGGCCCTGATCCTGCCGCAGGCCCTGCAACAGCTGATTGAGCGTTTCTATCCCGAAAAGAGCGCACTGGGCGAAACCCTGATGCAGCAGGGCAAGATCACCCGCGAACAGCTTCTGGAAGGCCTGAGCATCCAGCGCCGCACCCGCTCCAACAAACCCCTCGGGGAAATCCTGGTGGACCTGGGTTACCTGAAAGTGGAAGACCTGGAAGCGGCGCTTTCCAACCAGAAATCCAGCGGCACCCGCCTGGAAGACACCCTGGTGCAATCCGGCAAGATCAGCGAGGAAACCATTGCCCGCTCTCTGGCCTTGCAGCTCGGGTATGAGTATGTGAACCTCAACGAAACCCAGGTTCAACTGGCGGTGGCCCAGATGGTCTCTGAATCCACCTCACGCCGCTACACGGTGGTGCCAGTGCGCATGCAGGGCAATGCCCTGGTGGTGGCCATGAAAGACCCCCGCCACATCTTTGCCATTGACGACCTCAGGGTGATGACCGGACGGGAAATCATTCCAGTGGTGGCCCAGGAAAAAGACATCCTGAAGATCATCGAGCGCATCCACGGCAACACCGACATCTCTGCCCTCAACAAAGAGCTGGCAGGCATGCGCAAAGATGCCGCCAAAGAAGAAAACAACGTTCTGGACGCCCTGGATGACAACGCCATCGTGAAGGTGGTGGACACCATCATCCGGGAAGCTGCCCTGCAGGAGGCCTCGGACATCCACATCGAACCCAACCCCACCGGTTTGAAAGTGCGTTTCCGGGTGGACGGTGCCCTGCGTGAATACCAGGAACTTCCCAAGACCGCTGCCAACAGCATTGCGGCCCGCATCAAGATCATGGGGAACCTGGACATTGCAGAGCGCCGCATTCCCCAGGACGGACGTGTGCGCTTTAAAAAAGGAGCCATCGACCTCGATTTGCGTCTCTCGACCCTGCCCACCGTATACGGCGAGAAAATCGTGATGCGTCTGTTGCAAAAAGCCTCCAACATCCCGGAAGTGGAACAACTGGGCTTCAGCGAACACAACTACCAGCGCTTCATCGACACCATCGAGAAGCCTTATGGCATTTTCCTGATCACCGGTCCCACCGGTTCCGGTAAGTCCTTCACCACCTTCTCCATCCTGAAACGCATCTCCACGCCAGACAGCAACACCACCACCGTGGAAGACCCCGTGGAATACGAGATTCCCGGGATCAACCAGACCCAGGTGAATGTGCAGGCCGGAATGACCTTCGCCAAAGCCCTCAGATCGTTCCTCCGTCAGGACCCGGACATCATCATGGTGGGGGAAATCCGTGACGGTGAAACCGCCCAGATTGCCACCGAAGCCGCCCTCACGGGACACCTGGTGATTGCCACCCTGCACACCAACGATGCCCCGGGAGCCATCACCCGTCTGGAAGAAATGGGCGTGGAAAGCTTCAACATCTCTGCGGCACTCATTGGTGTGCTGGCCCAGCGTCTGGTGCGCCGCGTCTGCCAGAACTGCAAGGTGGCCATCAGTGCCGACCCGGAAGTGCTGCGCAAACTGGGCCTTCAGGAAAGGGACATCCGCAACGCCACCCTGTTCCGGGGCACCGGTTGCGCCAAATGCAACCAGACCGGCTACAAAGGACGCATGGCCATCCACGAACTGTTGGTGGTGGATGAGCACGTCAAACGGGGCATCAACACTGGCAAAGCTGCCACCGAGATCAAAGAAATTGCTTCCCAGCACTCGGGCCTGAAAACCCTCAGAACAGACGGTCTGGAAAAAGCCCTGCAAGGCATGACCACACTGGAAGAGATTCTGGGGAACACCAACGAGTAA
- a CDS encoding YqeG family HAD IIIA-type phosphatase produces MVRDVTELSPDFLQEWDIKGLILDLDNTLVPYKSNETAPEIQDWVKCMHASDVKLYMVSNALHERVDYWVREFLFPGVGLAAKPFPKFFRRALKALGLPPEQVAMVGDQLFTDVLGGNLAGMRTVMVSPLSDNALPHTKVTRKLERLVLHFLKENAR; encoded by the coding sequence ATGGTGCGGGATGTCACCGAGCTTTCTCCAGATTTCCTGCAGGAATGGGACATTAAGGGTCTGATTTTGGATTTGGATAACACCTTGGTACCCTATAAGAGTAACGAAACAGCCCCTGAAATTCAGGACTGGGTCAAATGCATGCATGCATCTGACGTGAAGCTGTACATGGTCAGCAATGCCCTGCATGAACGGGTGGACTATTGGGTGAGGGAATTTCTGTTCCCAGGGGTGGGACTGGCTGCCAAGCCGTTTCCAAAGTTTTTCAGGCGTGCCTTAAAGGCACTTGGACTCCCTCCTGAGCAGGTGGCGATGGTGGGAGATCAGCTGTTTACAGATGTGCTGGGTGGGAATCTGGCAGGCATGCGCACGGTGATGGTGTCTCCCCTGAGTGACAACGCACTGCCGCACACCAAAGTGACCAGAAAACTGGAACGCCTGGTTCTGCACTTCTTGAAGGAGAACGCCAGATGA
- a CDS encoding GNAT family N-acetyltransferase, translated as MTEQTVQIRPVTAQDHQQWLPLWEGYQRFYHADIPAETTALTWSRFLDPTEPMFAALAWKDGQAIGMVHHIYHRSCWTVADYCYLQDLFVEGDQRGLGVGRKLIEHVYQQAAEAGCSRVHWLTHETNQDARLLYDRIAQKSGFVQYRKML; from the coding sequence ATGACCGAACAGACTGTGCAGATCCGCCCCGTGACCGCCCAGGACCATCAGCAGTGGCTTCCCCTCTGGGAAGGCTACCAGCGTTTTTACCACGCTGACATTCCTGCAGAAACCACCGCCCTCACCTGGTCCCGCTTTCTGGATCCCACAGAGCCGATGTTTGCAGCCCTGGCCTGGAAAGACGGGCAAGCCATCGGGATGGTGCACCACATTTACCACCGCTCCTGCTGGACGGTTGCGGATTACTGCTACCTGCAGGACCTGTTTGTGGAAGGCGACCAGCGAGGGCTGGGAGTGGGCCGCAAACTGATCGAGCACGTGTACCAGCAGGCGGCAGAGGCAGGATGCTCACGGGTGCACTGGCTCACCCACGAAACCAACCAGGACGCCAGGCTGCTGTATGACCGCATTGCCCAGAAATCGGGTTTTGTGCAGTACCGCAAGATGCTTTAA
- a CDS encoding enoyl-ACP reductase FabI yields the protein MIGIDLSGKTALVMGVTNSYSLGWAIGKKLLEAGAKCIFSYQGERLKDPLEKLLAPYQGTLTAQCDVTNEAELEALFATIKAESGSLDYIVHAVAYAPRASMEGRFVDTTQEDWNTALSVSAYSLVSVARHAEPLLNEGGSIVTLTYYASQKVVPKYNVMGVAKAALEASTRYLAYELGSKNVRVNAISAGPMRTVAAKSIPGFSSMLSKAAEMAALKRNATSEEVGKLGLFLLSDLASGITGETTYVDAGYNIMGMSFE from the coding sequence ATGATTGGAATTGATCTGTCAGGCAAAACCGCTCTGGTGATGGGTGTCACCAACAGTTACTCTCTGGGATGGGCCATTGGTAAAAAATTGCTGGAGGCAGGCGCAAAATGCATCTTCAGTTACCAGGGCGAGCGTTTGAAAGACCCCCTGGAAAAGCTTCTCGCCCCCTACCAGGGCACCCTCACCGCCCAGTGCGATGTGACCAATGAAGCCGAACTGGAGGCCCTGTTCGCCACCATCAAAGCCGAATCCGGTTCTCTGGACTACATTGTTCATGCGGTGGCTTACGCTCCCCGTGCCAGCATGGAAGGCCGCTTTGTGGACACCACCCAGGAAGACTGGAACACTGCCCTTTCGGTCAGCGCTTACAGCCTGGTTTCGGTGGCGCGCCATGCAGAGCCCCTGCTCAACGAAGGCGGCAGCATTGTCACCCTCACCTATTACGCCAGCCAGAAAGTGGTGCCCAAGTACAACGTGATGGGTGTGGCCAAAGCTGCCCTGGAAGCCTCCACCCGCTATCTTGCTTACGAACTGGGCAGCAAAAACGTGCGTGTGAATGCCATCTCTGCAGGCCCCATGCGCACCGTGGCCGCCAAGAGCATCCCCGGTTTCAGCAGCATGCTGTCCAAAGCTGCAGAAATGGCTGCCCTCAAGCGCAACGCCACCAGCGAAGAAGTGGGCAAACTGGGCCTCTTCCTGCTCTCCGATCTGGCCAGTGGCATCACCGGAGAAACCACCTACGTGGACGCCGGATACAACATCATGGGCATGTCTTTCGAGTAA